The region TTACATTAACGATGCCCCCACAAGCGGCTTGCAAAAGTGAACCGggtagaaaaattaaattagaccagtctcaaaaaaagaaaaaaattgtttggTTTTTAAGAGTTTTGTTCGGTTtccgtttttaatattttaatttatttttcattcttATCGTAACATTTTCTGAATTATGTACATATTATTTGATTGAATTAGTGGGTTTAACACAAAATAATAGTATTGGAAGTCCTCCCATGAAAAGAAGGAGCAACTGATGCTCCTCCCATGGAAAGAAGGAGCTCCGCTTCTCCTCCttcatggaaggaggagcagcaACTCGTGCTCCTCCTTCGtggaaaaaactgaaaaaagaaattaaaattattttttgtaaattatatttattttacggttttgatttaaaaccttttattgatgattaatataaatttaataattattatgagTTGAATTTTTAAGAAGAATGTGTTTTTATGTAATCAATAACATTGAtgtctaattaaaatataaattaaaaatgaaggactattttttttaataaaagaggtcaatttagtattttagagtagaaataaaatataaaaattaaaaataaggtaCAATTGAACTTTTTAAATCGGAATATGAATGCACAAAATggcattttttaaaataactagtttcgcatacgtgctacgcacgtggctcgtaacgtgactTGTCaacttatatattaattaaaatattttataattatatcaatttattttatttataattaatatcaattattttgatttttttaaaaaaatgaatataatttttaaatttttaaaattaattaatgccATTTATTTGTAGTTTATTATAACTATACGAATGTATTTTATGAACAATTGATATTAAATTggttattatgtttttatttaaatagagCTCTATCTTTAATGATGAAAtgagtatatttttattttgtttttaattattaatgactatgaaattttaaattatattatcaattattttcaaaaacaaaactcAGTTGCTTATTTAAATAGAATTCTATCTTTGATAAtgaaataagtatattttattttattcctcaATTAGTAATGAcaataaattaaacttaaattatattattaatgataaatttaaaagagtAATTAGGAAAAGTGATAATACATTTTGTTATTCCTTAATCAATTTAATCTCAATGATGTTATACTTCTGTGCATGATTCTATACAAAAGCAGTTGCGGAATTTTGTTATAATAGGTATAAAGCTTTATGTTGAACTCCTAATTaacttcaaattaaattttaattgatttcaaTTCTTTTAGGTATTAAACTCCAAATCAAACACCACTTTATCTTTTCATATTGATATTAAACGTAAAATATAACTTCTACTATGTTCcctatttaaatcaaataataattctattttatatttataattgaatGAATACACGTCCAATAAAACTTCTACTACTtataattgaataaatattcatctttataattatttaaataaggaaattgtaaaattttggcaattagctactaaaaataattatctaacaAACACTCTTATCCTTTTCAAAAAAAGtggaaaattaatttactattttatcttactccatattaattagtaaaaaatattatattgaccagatatagtattttaattttgtaattcaatcaaattaaaagataggtattcttactaatttggagacaatttagttatgttttacatattaaaaattaaattggagataatttagctacgtaaaaattaaattggagataatttagctacctattctaattatgactttaattacaatagtgattaattaaataactaattagttaatgattataaaacttttatttagtagtaaactgaaaaggattattcagtaaatttgcctgtcctcCCCCCttccatccgtacttttatatatagtactccctccggtccataatatttgtcgcatttgagaaatttttttggtccataatatttgtcatgttataatatcaagagagcattaattgctattttttcatgtttgtcctccattaatttattgaaagaatacaataaacaaatgaaaattgtagtcataaatgtaaacaaatttcaatgtagggttaacttagtaaaagtgttaataaattaagacatattaattgttttcttagttcttgtgccaaagccaaatgcgacaaatattacggaccggagggagtatagATTAGGCCTTTTGACTACTCTAAAGCATATTTACTGCAATCGGCCcatatcataaaattttaagattaaGCATCTGATGGATTTTAGCGCACACTTTCTATACTTAAACATAATGAGCCATTAATAATGTTCCaacttcaattaattaaaaaaagttaacttGGATAGTAGTTACGCACTGCATATTAATAAAGAAGATCGATTAGTATTTTgcttaatatataatttgacctctgaacttgtatatttttatccatctaacctctaaacacATAATGTATCACCTATGTGAATCcctgaatttgataaataagtAAACGTTGAACCTATCCGTGTCCACCTGACacttaaaacattataaaacactGTGTGCGGAGgagtttaatgtttaattatttatcaagtaCATgggtaaaataaaattatttaacaagttcagaggtttgATAGGTGAGACGTGAAATGTAGTAGTTAGATAGGTAAAAGAGTCGAATTCAAGGGTCAAATTATATGTTAAgcctaaatatttaaatatataaacatatatacatatatttaaacAAGGGATCAATGGCCAATTGGGGAGTGCAAAAACAGAACTGAACTGTAAAACTAATCTGAATCGAAATTCTAATAATGGTTTCATTTCTTTGGTTAATATAGTTTGATTTGCTTTGTATTAACATAGAATTATGATTTTCAATTATGAATTCGGTTGTTGcattttataaatcaatttaattgaaaaatcaaataataaatttgaaaaattgatttttaaaaattaatataaatatatttatttatattattttagtcTTTTTTCCTTAATTACAAAGCAGATaagtcaataatttttttataatagataaaatacacaattacacacacacatacacatatatataagactaatttttaatatttaaattaattaattaaaaatttaattttgattttgatttttaaccgaaccaaactgaaatttCTCGATTCAGTTTGATGCGAAATAACCCTAAAGTTTGGTTTATTTCAATTTGCAATTTTATCAAACTTCAGCTAGCTCGTACATATCAAACTGAACCGAACTGACCCGATGCACAGGCCTGCTGGCCAGACATTAATATAGCTAAATAAAAACAGCATggaataacataaatataatatttcatcTAATGAAATGACAATCATCTCTATAACTAAGAGCATTAGTAAATACAGGCACAAAACCAAGTACTACTtaacttaaatatataaaaatgtcACTAAAATAGCTAGCAAGAGACTGCAAATCAGCGTTGATGAGGACAGAAAGTGACCAAATAGCTAGCATGAGTGCAAGTAGAAATACTAGTCGGGTCATCATAAGCATAAGAGTAAGCTTTAGGACAAGCCGTCTTGAAAATCTTGGAATAGGCCGTTGGTTTGCAGGATTGAGGATTTCCAAAGACTCCAGTGCAGCAATATCTTGGAGAGTTGAACGCAAAACAAGCACTTTTACAAGCCACAACACTTCTTTTATCTTTCGAACGAACCTGTAATCCGACCGGACACATCAGGTTCAAGTCGCTAACACAGCCTGCATAGCTACACTTACCTGCAGTGACGGAATCAGGATTATTGTATTAGGAGAAACAAATCGCAATATGTATTATACAAAAAAGGCAATTTTCAAAAAGTCGGGGGCGCTAAATCGTAATATGCCCCTTAGCTCCGTCATTGCTTACCTGATCCTTTAAACGGAGTCACAGACATTGCAAGATTATACCCGTCTACAAGACTAACATCATAGAAATCTTGCTCGTTGCCTAGTGTTATTTCTGCTAATGTAGCGGGTGGGCTGCCACCAATGCCATTGCAAAACAGGGCTCCCCCGCAGTCTCCTGTGGCGCAATGGCCGCGGCCAGCTGCGTCGAAAGCACAGCCGTGACGACCCCAGAAGCGACCTGACCATAGCGGCGGGAGCTTCAGCGGGTAAGACTTGTTGGGCGGGAGCTTAAAACCCCCACGAGCCAGAATCGGCTTTCCTGCACTTGGTTGAATCCCTGGCCATACTGGGTGTGTGCATTTGTTGTAGAATGTTACTGTTGTTGATCCGACCTCTGTTTTTTAATCAAGAGAAAATGTAAAGATTGGCAAGCTTAATCAAGAAATCAAGGAGACAcgaattaaaaaacatataaataaaccTTAAATTTACTAACTATGTACTgtctattaataaaaatataactccGTGCCTCTGTTAATTACTCAATCAATGATATTTATAACTTTACTAATGGTTCGTCAATTGAAAAACAGCTGAATTTACTGCCTCCATACActtttaaaaaactgaaacactaatttgattaagttttacaGCTAAAAAATAATAACCGAAATATGAACAAATAATTAAGTACATTATATTATATGTAAAATCAAAAGCATaaccaaattaataaattttgtaatgaaattttaattatagtttgatagtgaaaaaaaaaagctaaattTACTGTCCATTCACttaaaagaaaaacagaaagctaattaaaaaaaacttaggCTTTAACATAACAGATTTAGAAAATTTCAGAcacaaaataattatcttaaggGTTTGCAATGTGAGTGAAAATCAAATGCAAAAGCTAAAATAGAGAGTCAGTGCCTGAAATGTGGAGCAAAAAGAGAGCTGAAAGCAGCAGAGCAAGCAAAGATCTGAGCAGAAACGCCATGGCTGCCTGAACTGAGTTAGCAGAACGAGTCCACTCACCTCACTCTAGGGTTTTGGAATGAGTTTTATAGAAGAAAAAGGCAAAGCAGTACTGgctatatttttatcaaaagatGTGAACAAAAAAAGTAGGTCCAGGCATGTGGTCCCATTTGATTGACTGAGGCCACCGGATTCCCTGACATGCACATAACAAATGTCTCTTATTTGTatatgagttggtaaggcgctctttTAATTTAAGTGAGATCGTGGGTTCGAACTGTATTTATGTATGCAGCCGTTCAAAACTTGTGGCCAGAGTTTGCGTCCTGCAAGGGACCTACacggctcgagtggggattagtctgaatgtaaAAGGCTTATAGTTAAGACCCGTTCAGAAAACCCATGAATCCTGTACCAAAAAAATGCCTCATATTTTATCTGGATATTAAACTTATTAGGTATTTTAAACATGCCACACAAGCAGAAACGTTGCCGTTTTATATTTTTCGATGAAAATGGCCTATGTTGTAATAAAACGATAACTTATTGTAAATAACATAGCACAATCATAACATAAGGTAAACACTCATTTGAatactcaaaatatatttatttaagcaatatattttttaatttaatcttaatttgaaaaaaattaagattaaattaaattaaatcaaaccaaaaattataataacaatttattaatttaatcttaatttgaaaaaaaattaattatcagtctagtttgtgattttaaaaatgataaatctacataaatcaaacaaaattaatatataatattgatttatttattaaaaacacaaatattataacttaacaataacatttttaaactatCACTGTTAACAACAACATTTTAGCGACATATGTTTTTGTCgctaaaaaattgtttttcatCATTAATCCCACTTAGCGATGAATTACCGACGAACGCAGTTCATTGGTAAATACGAACGGATATGTCTGCCGCTAAATATGCCACAAAGTGGTAATGATTTGGCTACGGCGGGCCCAAATTTTAGCAACGGGTTAGCGACGGTAGCCTGTCGCTAATCGATCTCTAAGCAACGACAAATTAACGACGGGTAAATCAATTCGCAAAATTAACGACAGATTGACCCATCGTAAATCAGACAAATTAGCGATCAATTGATATGTCGTCAATTTAGCGAGGGAATgttaatccgtcactaatttggCTAAACCGTCGGTAAATTTCGAATACTTCCTACCAAGTTTTCCGCTTTTCAGTTTAATTCACTTTTCCgtcaatttaaactaaaacctataaataatataaacacaCACAATACACAATAATATAcgtaataaaaaattatataaaaaaatttgtcaATATTATACACAATatgaaataaaagataaaaacatCAATTCTGTTATAAATATAacaatgtttattttaaaaacatataaaacattgTTTACACATATGACACTATATAATAATAGTGTCATCATGAGGTAGTGGGGGAAAAAGTTTATGATCACAGCGAAGCCACTCCTCCAACTCATGTGGATCTGCTAGTCGACCCACTCTTACATCTCTTTTCGTAGCCCTTCCTCGTACTCTCCGCATAACTCATTACGGATCTCCTCCCGTAATTTAGTCTGCGATGAACAGTCGCGCCACTGCCTGTAGTGGACTACGGGCGATGTAGGGCAAACCAACATATCTGAGTTCATAAATCTACTACTTCATCCCATCAACAGCAATAAGATACAACTGGTTCTCGTCGATCGGTACATATGCTGTACTACCCTTTGTCGGTTGAGAAAAAGTTGATAGCATTTTCTCTATAATATGAACATCACCCGTTTTTCAGGAGAACCCAACAAACATGAAATACATATCTAAACCCAACACACCAACATATTTGAGATATCACTAACATTTTAATTATAGCTACcttaatacatataaaattaagggttaattttatattaaatcaccacttttacacgtttttccattttaattacgacctttaaaagttgtcatataaaatcatcacctttcaaattttttcaaatttaagtgtaaaatttgataattttttactAACTAGGCTAACAAAAAATGACGTGGCAAAAAATTGTTGTGAAagttaattacatattaaatcaCTATATTTAcattcttttcaattttatcacaaccttttaaaaaagttttaaatctatcacagatttttatttaaattcactGAATTTAAgtcgatgatagatttgaaaaaaaaaagtgaaaagtggtggatttatatgacaacttttaaaggttacgattagaataaaaaaacgtgtaaagatagttattttatatgtaattaaccctaaaattaaaTCTTTATTTCACATTTTATGTAATAATTTATTCACATGCGATTCTTTTGctctttttttttgataaaatgatgtATTATAAAGCACTCCCACAAGAAGTGAGAGGCAAACGATCCAAAACCGGATCAATCAAAAGTGCCACAAAAGTTTTCTAAGCATCTAAATACATCATTGCCACTGTAAGGGAATCTAGGATGAGAAGAAACATAATAATTAACCGCTTTGTCAATAACCAAATAAGCCAAATCATCAACCGAAGTCGAAACGTTGTTGTAGAGTCTATTGTTTCTAGCTTTTCAAATCTCCCAAACTccataaaatcaaatcaatctcCACAATTCTCGATAAGAAGCAACTGAGAATGACatccaaaaaatcaaaaaagagaTCAATTGTAGAAGGAGCAATCCAAAGAACATCACATTTATCCAAGATAAAGCACCAAAAACTCCAAGAAAAAGGGCAATGAAGAACTATATGAACATTAATTTCTACTCCTTCGCAAAACAAACAACCAATTAATTCCGGGTTCAAGATTCCTATAGCAACAAAGAAGCATTTGAAAAAATACGATTTCTACCCAAATGTTGAGTTTAAAGACATCTTTTTACCATACCTCCTCATGGTAGAGAGCATATCAGCATAGTGAGTTGCAACATGCCTATAGAAGACACCCATAGCGATATCTTCGCTATAGCATCTGTCCCATACAAAATACTTCtgcaaatatgtaaaaatatataaatattaattcataatatattaatCTTAGAAAAtgtacaaaaattaattaacttaattatctTGAATACAAATAGgataattagataaaaaaatacaaataaaaaaatatgatagtTAATGTGAATGTGCCGTAAGAAACAAGCTTTGATTGATATGGGATATTTGAAACATTTTCTAGCGTATGTCTATGTTTGATTTTCCGCACTCTGttataaaacatatttatttataaaaattgtttcATTTTCTCTATCTCTTGTTTAAAAGTTTACGGTTGCAGTGAGATGagagttggagtctcggtttacTCCCGAGCATGTGGTTGTATGATTTGATTGTTTTAGTTGTTTGTCATTTTATGAGGCTAGCTATAGGTTCCGGAGCTATCATTTCTGTTCCCTAACGCCGGTTGCGATGACGTGAAATCAGGTTGTGACAGAAAGACATATATATTGCACTTAACATCAAAGCAAGGGCGGTGGCATTGTTCATTCGACTAAAAACCCTAGATTAAAGCTTTATTTATACTAGAATTTTAAcaactttattattattggaGCGCAGAACGAAGACGCCAACATTAATCATGATACTGTTTATTTTTGTATCTTTCTAATATGAACTCCTTTATTATTATGGTTTTTGATTTCATGTTTAGAGGCATTAAACTCTAAATTATATTAACTACTTCATCtatgtttatttgattatttgattattGGGTTTTTATCAGAATTGTTTATTGTATTTAATGCTTGGTTTTAATTGATCACTTAAACTATTGACATGAGTTTTGAATTTGACTTGATAGAGCTAATTTGAAGTAGCCATTAATAAACAATAATCTAGGATTCAATTATGCGAGAGAGAATTGTTGATTAGGTATTCCTTAGATTTGCTttctaaatttaattgaataaactGCTTAGACTTATGATTATGCGAGAGTGAGTTATAGGcttattaattgatttaattagataaatttCCAAGTTACGAGTTAAAactaggggtgggcaaaaaaaccggtcaaaccgattaaccgaaccgaaaccggaaaaccgaaccggaaaatatggttaaccggtccaacggtttaggtttaggttttgaatttctaaaaaccgtggttaaccggttaaccggtttatatatatatattcatatatttttaataattaataagatatattttatgatctataaaataatattgattttataatatacacaataaaatctaaatataaaaatatattgacatatattttatttaggaatatttatatattttaggagattttatatatgaaaatattgtaaaagaaatttgttttccttattaaaatatttacttaacaaaaataggaatatttaagtttataaatagtagaaagtggacgtgaacaacactacaaacaattcaaaaaatacaaacctagctttaatattactcataaattatttgtaaataataatagttttaaatatttgcatcgatttaactatttataagatagtttagatttatatttttttaatataatttgaatttctatagtttttttttgtttgctaaaaaatcaaatagaattaaaaatatatctttttttgtctttaatttttctaatggttatatggttaaaaaccgcaaaaccgaaaaaccgaaccgttttttatggttaaccaatttaccggttaaccgtttaaaattttaggtttaggtttttaattttaaaaaccgtattacaatggaccggtttacaaattaccctcatggaccggttaaccggtccatgcccacccctagttAAAACTGTATGCAATCGAATGAGCAAAAGTAATTTTATGAGAAAAACTTTGTATTCCGATTCCCTTGAAGATTCCAATTAAATCTTAATTTTTGGAGCCACAAATATATTACTTGCTTAGAGATGAAGTTGGACTCCTCACGGAGAGAAGAGCAAGCCTAAATCTTAATCAGACAAATTAGAAAAATCTGAACTGAGTGAAGCTTGAAATTGAGATCCCCAAAGACATCTTCCACACCTTAATCCTAGAACAGAGCTCTCTAAGCTTGACCAAAATATAGCCACTTTGAAAAATGGACGAAATATTTAGCCAAGCATCCATAATGGAAGAAGAAAGTCTGAATGATCATTAAGCATTGATGGATTTGAACGGCTTAGTGCAGTAGATGGATTGTTTGCccataaactaaaataaataaatattatacaaattaaaataaaaataaattatataaatttaaaaataattacagtaTTTTAAGCATAGAAAATAAAGTGAACAATATATAAACTtggcaaaaataataatagttttaataaatttaataaatactaaACAACATAAATAAATTGAAGAGAGACATTATCAACGAGTTATacctcaaatggtataagcactTGACAATATTTTGCTAAGgttgtcaattttatttctCTCACAAGCGCTCTCATCGTtctttttttggataaataataAGTGAATTAACACCcacaaactgctaggtcgtgggttcgattcctcccacaagcgctcccccctccccaattatcaaaaaaaaaaaaatcttcttgGACCAAAGAATAAAAAGGAAATTTCAATGTCCTATCCATATTTGGGAGGGATGGAGGCCGCCGTTTTCTAGTCTCCTTGTATCTCACGTTTCCTTCTTTCCGGTGTCCCAGGCCGCCGTTTCCGTTTCAAAGTAATGAGTTACATCAGCCATGCCTCTATGTTTGCATCTGTTGCAAAAAAACCTTGTATTCAAGATAAGCCACCACCATCTCTACCTAAGCCTTCCTTTGCAGACATAATCACAGGAAAAAAAGAAGCTTTTTTACCTACTGCGATGCCAGAAAATAAGGGAGGGTTCATTGCCATCAAAGTAAATCAGGAGCGCTATGAAAAGCGAATCAAAGATTGTGAATTTGCCTTGATCGGAAGAGTTATTTTGAATAAAGGGGACTCTCCATGGAAAGTGGCTGATTTAAAGAAGAAGCTCAATGATTTGTGGAATATTAACAACCAATGGAGATTGATTTCTATAGGAAAAGGCTtctattatataattatatcctCTCTTCAGGACAAAACCAAAGTATGGGGGAGGGGATCAATAGCCATCAAACCGGGAATAATTAGACTGCAACCATGGGTTCCAGATTTTAACCCCATGGAGCAGAAGTCTACTAACGCTCAAGTTTGGGTGAGGTTCTATAGGCTTCCATGGGACTATTGGGATGTTCAAATTCTAGCAGACACGGCAAGAGGAATTGGTATTCCATTGAGAATTGATGAAGCCACGGCAAACGGGGATTTGGGACATTTTGCTAGAATTTTGATTGATGTTGATCTTGCATCTGAACTGCCGAGCCAATTGCTAATTGAAAGGGTTGGAAAAAGCTTCTTCATTGATGTTGTGTATGAACACTTgccaaatttttgcaataaCTGTAAAAGCATTGGTCACTTGATATCAAATTGCAGGCATAGAAATTTCCACAATTCTGATGATATCCATAAAGCGGAAACAACTAAGAAGAGGAAGAGTGTGGAGGTGAAAAAACAGTGGACACCAAAGGAAACAGTGAATGAAGTAGGAGAAAGCTCTTCAGTCTCAGAAATTAAGGACCGAGAAGATGAAGCTCAGGATCAGCATATTGAAAATGAGGTCTCCGGAGTTAGTGAGGAGTTAGCAATTGTCAAAGGTGGTTCGTCTAATCAAGAGTCCCCTTCAGTCCATATTGAGTTACCATTGGCTTATATTCATCCGGATAGGCCAAATG is a window of Mercurialis annua linkage group LG2, ddMerAnnu1.2, whole genome shotgun sequence DNA encoding:
- the LOC126670493 gene encoding thaumatin-like protein, yielding MAFLLRSLLALLLSALFLLHISEVGSTTVTFYNKCTHPVWPGIQPSAGKPILARGGFKLPPNKSYPLKLPPLWSGRFWGRHGCAFDAAGRGHCATGDCGGALFCNGIGGSPPATLAEITLGNEQDFYDVSLVDGYNLAMSVTPFKGSGKCSYAGCVSDLNLMCPVGLQVRSKDKRSVVACKSACFAFNSPRYCCTGVFGNPQSCKPTAYSKIFKTACPKAYSYAYDDPTSISTCTHASYLVTFCPHQR